Proteins encoded within one genomic window of Oryza glaberrima chromosome 12, OglaRS2, whole genome shotgun sequence:
- the LOC127756867 gene encoding kinesin-like protein KIN-12F isoform X2 gives MVRDLAAVRRMPARASTSSSASEVGNDENAPVDASDAAVVEPEAAAARPPLLAIQPPQSGLKRKPESPAPTPSKLPFRTPEKAAARSRFGWVPPRGEEQPPPRVGGTPYSAVSTPGRHRGKSSAAAASEGGGGSTQSTPTKSVTKPAYSIGMSASRPPMSGGQRGAGLGLGFSMAARGTPMSFAPVTVVNTAEVPHFELREDPSFWMENNVQVVIRVRPLNNTERNLHNYNRCLKQESAQSITWIGQPESRFTFDHVACEAVNQEVLFRVAGLPMVENCMAGYNSCIFAYGQTGSGKTYTMLGEISELEVRPSQDRGMTPRIFEFLFARIRAEEESRRDEKLKYNCKCSFLEIYNEQITDLLDPSSTNLPLREDIRNGVYVENLTELEVGCVSDIIKLLMQGSANRKVAATNMNRESSRSHSVFTCIIESRWEKDSASNLRFARLNLVDLAGSERQRTSGAEGERLKEAANINKSLSTLGLVIMSLVDQAHGKQRHVPYRDSRLTFLLQDSLGGNSKTMIIANVSPSVCSASETLSTLKFAQRARLIQNNAVVNEDASGDVLALQHQIRLLKEELAVLKRQRVPRSLSFTSDIFERSGVDVDDGTESMNMDEENDNDAHDRRSLQDLRISNKQLRLLEETLAGAFRRESVAEATVKQLEAEIEQLNRMVYERENDTRSAKMTLKFREDKIHQMEALVRDKLPAESYLLEENNTLLKEIDLLRAKIDKNPEVTRFALENIRLSNKLKSYNQFCNEGEREHLLNEVSILRNQVLQILERRAEAEQPNNFPTNFELKRTSQELETCRGELQACLEANKKLAREIADLQNELSNIHSSNREGHPNVVEKFSSALNQYDSHAPEKKDQCFQEGFMINTDDILNLQLELDIIKTILAEERTTRAEVEKRITCLDDELKAANIHILQTCRQSETMQRELSDARSVIEALESQQIMLINELDELKESNQQSLEHLKKRDLEISRLNNELDVHRRQEFLAMEEPKVQLLKCFENDDSPLQTKLKRMQASLEKARKLNTRYQRDQASHSSAQQEMDEVSRQVEVETAEVIMCLQEELISLQQQLDASSKNELLANQRIDEARLEREQLNDRLLEVMKENECFSALLEEKDKKIGMLTNDWDKLASDIGNFLLDGNAALDEASDQVAFISESISQRKWIEDQVQKMCRGISQRDELLKELQSRLKEADDIRCDLDLKLRSLRGAMQAINDTHQQEKNDQENAMSVLRSQESNERYVNQQQLQELQRIQLLLDESIESFVQKEVIEQSYISLQRAMEEVIHHLESQLDQSKRDLTQLLSETQDKEQAFERLKNEENGVLLTVLSDVLKAKGVIHEFETGFNAIQSSFSVDPEEVVCQNSDLNLEDRVGCDPTGAFEAGEKHNGDVLCKLSKEMECVVYTMQMLQSQMVKLLQEKENAKEYHFQSQRTIKDVSAKVLQLKSEIIDKEKGYEARLKELEIKMQEKEKDTAESFISWNKEREALELEVSEAKSLAIQKSFEASTLISKFEEAQATISDADTTVNALVEANEKAKLQIQNFKENEALFLSEKERLLTEISSLKMLLDVKDQTYEVMEKKFAASLLEANDLALELEDGIRHLQNLLLEKLEFVSSDVEWMKSKLQQFAELARTWLEENWLEIIGKDCAVSVLHLCHMGILLERITGLNAENGFLQRGLCESNSLISKLREHNDRAKNELEMCCVLKGKLLLDINHNFSRIAKKEQEATELNSRLDAFEKKILHLQAQEEAMLARSNSMYNELSILVEEIDATNKSALATESKEKEELRHQLDEALLCNAMLKDIIQEDVDLPQVNNYMKGCSEFELCNRLADYHNELVTTNIIAKDIESFVLSSELVQHKAQLQKQELMFIDALDGLTTEATLSRVDKDLGSAVIFSLLDDSNKIMIDFDNLKQNKDELMENLHVLSEENLNLRSVVGSLESSIESLQTELDGKTKALMELQYSHTTILEEFKLKSKATELGVSRENDLRSENILLKHEYLDIVCKEQMMAELVANLDSEKLFVTIQGRLEQVADQVQMYTSDQLNMVTKVSNEIDFIQMSIEGLITHNGFLQSELIRKDELAKGLSFDLSLLQESASVAKDQADELIQLTEAIESLEQELDSKSNELVDAVSGRQLLEAQILKSNQKVSALEEQLASKINELKEVSVEKDELTSKLNHIEGISYTMEDELADKGKAIERLEEELIELRSLLDARTCFLQNLQNDFSKLLDEKKYCETQVLILNEKLEMAQALAEESEAIATEAKQMAEERKTHAEEKDEEVKLLERSIEELETTVCALENKVDIIKEEAERQRMHREEIELELQKVRQQMLAVPSSGQATSSLEGGMGDFTDSSRHSREIKNELLAAQENIRILQKDVAEKETEIAQCKAHISELNIHAEAAAREYKQKFMELEAMAQQVKSDNTSANACSTRPEKISLKPRGSGSPFKCIGLGFVQQMNSEKDEELSAAKQRIMELEGIAASRQREIFMLNARLATTESMTHDVIRDMLGVKMNMATWAALVDNQQQMDTQESVVTQAHESKESDELMKLRSQLDELIEERQSWLDEINQRQSELGAARITIEKLRQKEHFMVAEIELLKAENANGKAIIFNLEDEVKKLTRQQNLQLRINHHVKTKEENNLLKKQNEELSAKLQKLGAVVARTKEELARYRVSDGKDPYEQMEEEELLRNRLEESEQDRSKLAENLSSLCATVLKIAGVRNHESDASLLKALEALNQIQLRIASMEAGVEDLKLKCKLLHEKARLSELRSESSSLSSGRSRSPSVCRSPSISSFR, from the exons GTTGTTATCCGTGTGCGCCCTCTAAATAACACTGAAAGAAACCTCCATAACTACAATCGATGTTTGAAACAAGAGAGTGCACAGAGCATCACATGGATTGGGCAGCCAGAAAGTCGTTTTACATTCGATCATGTTGCTTGTGAAGCAGTGAATCAG GAAGTGCTTTTCCGTGTTGCTGGTTTACCGATGGTTGAGAACTGCATGGCTGGGTACAATAGTTGTATCTTTGCTTATGGGCAG ACTGGAAGTGGAAAGACATACACAATGCTTGGCGAGATCAGTGAGCTGGAAGTGAGGCCTAGTCAAGATCGTGGGATGACCCCTCGCATTTTTGAGTTCTTGTTTGCGAGAATCAGAGCG GAAGAAGAGAGCAGGAGGGATGAGAAGCTAAAGTACAATTGCAAGTGTTCTTTCCTGGAGATTTACAATGAACAAATCACAGACCTTCTTGATCCTTCATCCACAAATCTTCCA CTGCGAGAAGATATACGGAACGGTGTTTACGTTGAAAATCTGACTGAACTAGAAGTTGGTTGTGTCAGTGACATCATAAAACTTTTGATGCAG GGTTCTGCGAACAGGAAAGTGGCAGCTACAAATATGAACCGTGAGAGTAGTCGGTCCCACAGTGTTTTCACATGCATCATTGAGAGTCGATGGGAGAAAGATTCGGCATCTAACTTACGATTTGCAAGGCTGAATCTAGTTGACCTTGCTGGGTCAGAAAG ACAGAGGACATCTGGTGCTGAAGGTGAGCGGCTGAAAGAAGCTGCTAATATTAACAAATCATTATCAACACTAGG CCTTGTTATAATGAGTTTAGTTGATCAAGCACATGGGAAACAAAGGCATGTTCCATATAGGGACTCAAGATTGACATTTCTCCTTCAG GATTCTCTTGGTGGGAACTCAAAAACAATGATTATTGCAAATGTCAGCCCTTCAGTGTG TTCCGCTAGCGAAACACTCAGCACCCTCAAGTTTGCCCAGCGTGCTAGGCTCATTCAGAACAAT GCGGTTGTGAATGAAGATGCTTCAGGAGATGTACTGGCTTTGCAGCATCAAATACGCCTTCTAAAG GAAGAGCTCGCTGTCCTCAAGCGCCAACGTGTCCCTAGATCTTTGTCATTCACTTCTGACATTTTTGAAAGGTCTGGAGTAGATGTTGATGATGGAACTGAAAGCATGAATATGGATGAGGAGAATGATAATGATGCCCATGACAGAAGATCCCTGCAAGATTTAAGGATTTCAAATAAGCAA TTGAGGTTGCTGGAAGAAACACTAGCAGGAGCATTCCGGAGAGAATCAGTTGCAGAAGCCACTGTAAAGCAACTTGAAGCTGAAATTGAGCAGTTGAACCGAATG GTTTATGAGAGAGAGAATGATACAAGGAGTGCTAAGATGACACTTAAGTTTCGAGAAGATAAGATTCACCAGATGGAGGCTCTTGTTCGTGACAAACTGCCAGCTGAATCATATCTACTTGAAGAAAACAATACATTATTGAAAGAGATTGATTTGCTTCGTGCAAAAATCGACAAAAATCCAGAAGTGACCCGTTTTGCCCTAGAAAATATTCGTCTCTCAAACAAACTCAAGAG TTACAACCAATTCTGTAATGAAGGGGAGAGGGAGCATTTGCTGAATGAAGTTTCCATCCTTCGGAATCAG GTCTTGCAAATACTTGAAAGGAGGGCAGAAGCTGAGCAACCAAATAATTTCCCAACCAATTTTGAG TTGAAACGGACCTCTCAAGAGTTGGAAACCTGTAGAGGCGAGCTGCAAGCTTGCCTAGAAGCGAATAAAAAATTAGCAAG GGAAATAGCTGATCTACAGAATGAATTAAGTAATATACATAGCTCAAATAGAGAGGGCCATCCTAATGTGGTTGAG AAATTTTCATCAGCTTTGAACCAGTATGATTCTCATGCACCTGAAAAGAAGGATCAGTGTTTTCAAGAGGGTTTCATGATAAACACGGATGACATATTAAACCTGCAGCTGGAGTTGGACATAATTAAAACAATACTGGCTGAAGAGAGGACAACCCGTGCAGAAGTTGAGAAACGAATTACTTGTTTAGATGATGAGCTAAAAGCAGCAAATATTCATATTCTCCAAACTTGTAGGCAGAGTGAAACCATGCAACGTGAATTGAGTGATGCAAGATCTGTTATTGAAGCTCTTGAGTCACAGCAGATTATGTTGATAAATGAACTAGATGAGCTCAAGGAGAGCAATCAGCAAAGCTTAGAGCATCTAAAGAAGAGGGATTTGGAAATATCAAGGTTAAACAATGAGCTTGATGTGCACCGTAGGCAAGAATTCTTAGCTATGGAAGAGCCGAAAGTGCAACTTCTGAAGTgttttgagaatgatgattcacCTTTGCAGACAAAACTGAAAAGAATGCAAGCTTCACTTGAGAAAGCACGCAAATTAAATACAAGGTACCAAAGAGATCAGGCATCTCACAGTTCTGCTCAGCAAGAAATGGATGAAGTCAGTAGACAGGTTGAGGTTGAAACGGCTGAGGTTATTATGTGCTTACAGGAAGAGCTCATATCACTCCAACAGCAATTAGATGCCAGTAGCAAAAACGAATTATTAGCCAACCAAAGAATAGATGAGGCTCGACTGGAAAGAGAACAGTTGAATGATAGGCTGCTTGAAGTGATGAAAGAGAATGAATGTTTTTCTGCGCTACTTGAGGAGAAAGACAAGAAAATTGGGATGTTGACCAATGACTGGGACAAATTAGCTTCTGACATAGGAAACTTCCTTTTGGATGGAAATGCAGCTCTTGACGAAGCTTCTGACCAGGTTGCCTTTATTTCTGAGTCTATTTCCCAAAGGAAATGGATTGAGGATCAAGTCCAGAAGATGTGTCGAGGAATATCCCAAAGAGATGAGTTACTCAAAGAGCTTCAAAGTAGGTTGAAAGAGGCAGATGACATAAGATGTGATTTGGACTTGAAGTTAAGGTCCTTAAGAGGAGCAATGCAGGCTATAAATGACACACATCAACAAGAGAAGAATGATCAAGAAAATGCTATGTCTGTTTTAAGATCACAAGAATCTAATGAAAGATATGTGAATCAGCAGCAACTTCAAGAGCTTCAGAGGATACAACTGTTGTTGGATGAGTCCATTGAATCTTTTGTGCAGAAGGAGGTTATAGAACAAAGTTATATTTCTCTGCAAAGGGCGATGGAGGAAGTGATTCATCATCTGGAGTCACAATTAGACCAGTCAAAGAGAGATTTGACTCAATTATTGAGTGAGACCCAGGATAAGGAGCAGGCCTTTGAGAGGCTGAAAAATGAAGAAAACGGTGTTCTGTTAACAGTGCTGTCAGATGTTCTAAAGGCAAAGGGTGTTATACATGAGTTTGAAACTGGATTCAATGCAATACAGTCAAGCTTTTCTGTGGATCCTGAAGAGGTCGTTTGCCAAAATTCAGACTTGAACTTGGAGGATCGG GTTGGCTGTGATCCCACTGGAGCCTTCGAAGCTGGGGAGAAGCACAATGGTGATGTCCTTTGCAAACTTAGTAAGGAAATGGAGTGTGTAGTTTACACAATGCAAATGCTGCAATCTCAAATGGTCAAACttcttcaagaaaaagaaaacgcgAAAGAATATCATTTCCAAAGTCAAAGAACTATTAAAGATGTAAGTGCCAAGGTCCTTCAACTGAAATCAGAGATAATTGACAAGGAAAAGGGCTATGAAGCTAGACTAAAAGAGTTGGAGATAAAGAtgcaagaaaaggagaaagacaCTGCAGAATCATTTATTTCATGGAATAAAGAAAGAGAG GCACTTGAACTTGAGGTTTCAGAGGCAAAAAGTCTTGCGATTCAAAAATCATTCGAGGCTTCTACTCTTATATCCAAGTTTGAAGAGGCACAGGCAACTATAAGTGATGCTGACACTACTGTCAATGCACTAGTTGAAGCAAATGAAAAAGCAAAACTTCAAATACAAAATTTCAAAGAAAATGAAGCTTTGTTCCTTTCTGAAAAGGAGAGATTACTAACTGAGATCAGTAGTTTGAAGATGCTGCTGGACGTGAAAGACCAAACTTATGAGGTAATGGAAAAGAAATTTGCGGCAAGCCTGCTTGAAGCAAATGACCTAGCACTTGAACTTGAAGATGGCATTAGACATTTGCAGAATTTGTTATTGGAGAAGCTTGAGTTCGTTTCTTCTGATGTTGAATGGATGAAATCAAAGCTTCAGCAGTTTGCCGAGTTGGCAAGGACTTGGTTAGAGGAGAACTGGTTAGAGATAATTGGAAAGGACTGTGCTGTTTCTGTTTTGCATCTCTGTCACATGGGGATTTTGTTGGAGAGAATTACTGGGCTTAATGCAGAAAATGGTTTCCTTCAACGTGGGTTGTGCGAATCCAATTCTTTGATATCCAAGCTGCGTGAGCACAATGACAGAGCAAAGAATGAACTGGAAATGTGTTGTGTTCTCAAAGGGAAACTGCTACTTGACATTAATCATAATTTCAGTCGCATTGCAAAGAAGGAACAGGAAGCAACTGAACTGAACTCAAGATTAGATGCTTTTGAGAAGAAGATTCTGCACTTACAAGCTCAAGAGGAAGCAATGTTGGCACGGTCAAATTCCATGTATAATGAACTCTCCATATTGGTGGAAGAGATTGATGCTACCAACAAGAGTGCATTGGCAACTGAATCCAAGGAAAAGGAAGAGCTACGCCACCAATTAGATGAAGCTTTGCTTTGCAATGCTATGTTAAAAGACATAATTCAAGAAGACGTGGATCTGCCTCAAGTGAATAATTATATGAAAGGGTGCAGTGAATTTGAGTTGTGCAATCGCCTTGCAGATTATCACAATGAATTGGTTACTACCAACATAATTGCAAAGGATATCGAGTCTTTTGTTCTTTCTTCAGAATTAGTGCAGCACAAAGCACAGCTGCAAAAACAAGAACTCATGTTTATTGATGCCCTTGATGGATTGACAACAGAAGCAACTTTGTCGAGAGTTGACAAGGATTTGGGTAGTGCTGTAATTTTTTCTTTGCTTGATGATAGCAATAAGATAATGATTGATTTTGATAACCTTAAGCAGAACAAGGACGAGCTAATGGAAAATTTACATGTTCTGAGCGAGGAAAACCTAAACCTTAGATCTGTAGTTGGTTCTTTGGAATCAAGTATCGAGTCGTTGCAAACAGAACTTGATGGAAAAACGAAAGCTCTGATGGAGTTGCAATATTCCCATACAACCATACTTGAAGAGTTCAAGTTGAAATCCAAGGCCACTGAACTTGGTGTCTCAAGGGAAAATGATCTGAGGTCagaaaacattttattgaaaCATGAATATCTAGATATTGTGTGCAAAGAGCAGATGATGGCTGAATTGGTTGCTAATCTTGATTCTGAGAAGTTGTTTGTCACCATTCAAGGTCGTTTGGAACAAGTTGCTGATCAAGTACAGATGTACACTAGCGACCAATTGAACATGGTGACAAAGGTCTCCAATGAGATAGACTTCATCCAGATGTCCATCGAAGGGTTGATTACCCACAATGGTTTCCTACAGTCTGAATTAATTCGCAAAGATGAATTGGCAAAGGGCTTGTCCTTTGATCTCAGCTTGCTACAGGAGTCAGCATCTGTTGCAAAAGACCAAGCAGATGAACTTATCCAGTTAACTGAAGCAATAGAGTCATTAGAACAGGAGCTTGATTCTAAATCAAATGAACTTGTTGATGCTGTTTCTGGAAGACAATTACTAGAAGCTCAGATCTTGAAGAGTAATCAAAAGGTTTCTGCCTTAGAGGAGCAGCTGGCAAGTAAGATAAATGAATTGAAGGAAGTTTCTGTGGAAAAAGATGAACTGACGTCTAAGCTGAACCATATTGAAGGGATCAGTTACACTATGGAGGATGAGTTGGCTGATAAAGGTAAAGCTATTGAAAGGCTGGAAGAAGAGCTGATTGAGTTGAGAAGTTTACTTGATGCCAGGACCTGCTTCCTTCAAAATTTGCAGAATGACTTTTCTAAGCTTTTGGATGAAAAGAAATACTGTGAAACTCAGGTTCTTATCTTGAATGAGAAGCTGGAGATGGCTCAGGCATTGGCAGAAGAAAGTGAAGCAATCGCTACAGAAGCTAAACAG ATGGCGGAGGAAAGGAAGACGCATGCTGAAGAGAAGGATGAAGAAGTCAAGCTATTGGAGAGGTCCATTGAGGAGCTTGAGACTACTGTTTGTGCTTTGGAAAACAAG GTGGACATCATTAAGGAAGAAGCAGAGCGTCAAAGAATGCACAGAGAAGAAATAGAACTAGAGCTGCAGAAAGTCAGGCAACAAATGCTAGCTGTTCCTTCCTCAGGGCAAGCAACGAGCTCCCTAGAAGGTGGAATGGGTGATTTTACTGACTCATCCAG GCACTCCAGAGAGATAAAGAATGAGCTACTGGCTGCCCAGGAGAATATAAGAATACTTCAAAAGGATGTTGCTGAGAAGGAAACAGAG ATTGCTCAGTGCAAGGCACACATATCAGAGCTAAACATACATGCTGAGGCAGCAGCCCGAGAATATAAGCAGAAA TTCATGGAGCTAGAAGCCATGGCACAACAGGTTAAGAGTGACAATACATCTGCAAATGCTTGTTCCACAAGACCAGAGAAGATCAGTTTGAAACCTCGCGGTTCAGGCTCTCCATTTAAGTGCATTGGACTGGGATTTGTACAACAAATGAATTCTGAGAAAGATGAAGAGCTTAGTGCTGCAAAGCAACGCATTATGGAACTTGAGGGCATAGCAGCTAGTCGGCAAAGGGAG ATATTCATGTTGAATGCGAGATTAGCTACAACAGAGAGTATGACACATGATGTGATTCGTGATATGTTAGGTGTTAAGATGAACATGGCGACTTGGGCG GCACTGGTTGACAACCAGCAACAAATGGACACACAAGAGTCAGTTGTTACCCAAGCTCATGAATCTAAAGAG TCCGATGAGTTGATGAAGCTGAGGAGCCAGCTTGATGAATTAATTGAAGAGAGACAGAG TTGGCTTGATGAAATAAACCAGCGACAATCTGAACTTGGAGCAGCTCGCATTACTATAGAAAAATTAAGACAAAAGGAACACTTTATGGTAGCTGAAATTGAGCTGCTGAAG GCTGAGAATGCGAATGGCAAAGCCATCATTTTTAATCTTGAAGATGAAGTGAAAAAGCTTAcgagacaacagaatcttcaaCTGCGAATTAATCATCACGTGAAAACAAAG GAAGAGAATAACTTACTTAAAAAGCAGAATGAAGAGCTAAGTGCAAAGCTGCAGAAGCTAGGAGCAGTTGTTGCCCGTACGAAGGAAGAGCTTGCTCGCTACAGGGTTTCAGATGGGAAGGACCCATATGAgcagatggaggaggaagagctatTGAGAAATAGATTAGAA GAAAGCGAGCAGGATAGAAGCAAGCTTGCAGAAAACCTGTCGAGCCTGTGTGCCACCGTTCTGAAG ATCGCTGGAGTTAGAAACCATGAGTCTGATGCGAGTCTTTTGAAAGCATTGGAAGCCTTAAATCAGATCCAACTCCGTATTGCTTCAATGGAGGCTGGGGTTGAGGATCTTAAACTGAAG TGCAAACTACTGCATGAAAAGGCCCGTTTATCGGAGCTTCGGAGCGAGTCATCTTCTCTTAGCTCAGGTCGCTCCAGATCACCGAGTGTGTGCAGATCACCAAGCATCTCGTCATTCCGATGA